The genome window CCAGAGTATAGCAGCGTTTAACGGTTTCATGCATGCCGGTATGACTTCTTGCTCCCATGAAGGTCTTCTGCTCGGTGCTAAAAAGCTGACAATCTCAGGACAATCAAAAGTTGGAGACAGGCTGAACATTTCAATATTCAAACAGGCGCGCTATGGTGATTTCGGCATCATAAAAGGTATTATTACCCGGGAAGATGAAGTGATTGCCGACGGTGAGATAAAAATCTGGCAAAAAATCTGACTCTACGTGGTTTTTGTTAATGAAAAAAAAAGCATACCTTCTTATAATATTCTATCTTGTAGTTTTTGCCGGTTACGGCGCCTGTTTTGCTAAAGAGCCTGAAAATGTCTGTGATGAAATCGGCGGGGTGCTGACAAGGCTTGAGCATAATATGTCGGAGATCAATAGTATCTCATCCGGCTTTGTCCAGGAAAAGGATCTGGCCCTGTTTAAAAACAGGCTTGTCATTAAAGGATTTGTTTACTTAAAAAAACCGGATCTTTTAGCCTGGTATGTTACTGAACCGCTAAGATACAAGGTAGTCATTAAAGGTGATACTATTGCTCAGTGGGATGAAGAAACAAACAAAACCCAAAAAATTTCTATTAAAAAAAATTCTGCCTTGCAAACAGTCTTTGAACAGATGAATAAATGGTTTTCAGGTACATACGGTTCCATGACCAATGAATACCGGATCATGCTTCTCAGCCGGGCGCCGGTATCGCTCCGCTTTATTCCCAAAAATGGAACTTATGCCTATAACGCCATCAGCAGCGTCACGGTAACCTTCCGGGATGATGAACGTTATATTAAAAAAATAGAAATCAACGAAAAAACAGGCGACCGCACAAAACTGACATTTGTCAATACATTTTTAAACGAAACTATCGACGATGCCGCGTGGGAGGTTAAACCACGTGCTAAGTAAGCTTTTTGGCGGTATTTTCGACTCAGCGGCAACTCATAAAAAATTGGTGGGAATAATCGCCCTGCTGCTGACCATAGCCTCCGCCGCCGGCCTTGTTTATATTCGGTTTGACAACAACGTGGAACTGATGCTGCCCGCGAATGACGAAATCTGCAAAAGCATGCGTTTTCTGCGGGAATCGGATA of Desulfosarcina sp. BuS5 contains these proteins:
- a CDS encoding LolA family protein translates to MKKKAYLLIIFYLVVFAGYGACFAKEPENVCDEIGGVLTRLEHNMSEINSISSGFVQEKDLALFKNRLVIKGFVYLKKPDLLAWYVTEPLRYKVVIKGDTIAQWDEETNKTQKISIKKNSALQTVFEQMNKWFSGTYGSMTNEYRIMLLSRAPVSLRFIPKNGTYAYNAISSVTVTFRDDERYIKKIEINEKTGDRTKLTFVNTFLNETIDDAAWEVKPRAK